The genomic interval CATCCCCTTTGCTTCCATGGGCAGCAGCTACTCTGATCAGAACCTGGGATTTGCAGGGAGGGCTGAGATCTCACACAATTAATGTGGACTTTAGCTCCAAGTAGAAATGTGGCCGTTCCAACAAAGTGGACACACTACATCTTGGTTCTCCCCCACTGCGTGGAGTTCTGGGTCCCGGATGTCAATAGTATTAGCCCGTATGCCAACTACATGCGCCAGAGCTGAGCCTGATTCGACTGGATTTTCTCTTGATTTAATTTCACAGAGACATCACTGTACAATTTCCAGGGGCCTAGTAGGAGACAGGCAGTGCTGAATATGCAGCCAGAGATGAGTAACAGCCAGTCCTCTGTTTTCAAGCTTACATTCTGTGGTAAACTATAGAGAGAGCCACCTCTGCACACTTTCTACAAGAGACTGCATTCACCCACGTGACATCACATCTAAAATCAAATCCccggggtgccttgggtggctcagttggttaagcatccatccagctcttgatttcagttcaggccacaagctcttgttttttggaaccaggccccatgtcaggctctgcaccaacagtgtggagactgcttgggattctctctctccctccctccctgtgaccttccccagctcatgctctctctctcaaaataaatatttaaaaaatgataaaattttaaaaaatcaaaatcccaGTTACAACATGCCTGCCTGCACAAATTCAAAATGTCTGGTCTATTTCCATCTGTCTCACAAATTTCAAAACATTCCTTTTCAGgtaagacacagaaacagaatctAAAGGGTAACCTATTATGCTATTATTTCCAACATTCGACTCAGAGCACCTAGTCTGCCCAGACTGTGACgtggagagaagagagcagaCAGCACACATAAGTAGGCTATTCTGGTGCTTTCAGACTCAAATGTGGGTCTTGTTTGCATCATCCAGTTCTATTTGTGCCTCCTTTGCCTCATACAATCCAACAAATTGATTCCAATACAGAAAAGTTCATCACATTATTTCTGAATCAAAAattggaaaccatcaaaacaggaaaagagCTAACTAAATTATATAGCTACtagatgtttttaaagaatattaatgaTATGGAAGATGTTCATGATTTTTTAGGTAACGAGCAAGAcacaaaaccctagaggagatcAAATTTACTTAAAAGTTGTAACATACACCTGTATgtctgaattatatatatatttatagcccAGCAGCTCAGGTGCCTAAGACTTGGACagcattttctgttttaagattttttatgtttttaaagtaatcttcacgtgggactcaaattcacaaccctaagatcaagagtcgggtgctctaCCAGCTGAACCCGCCAGGCATCCTACTGGCAGCATTTTTAATCGATGTATGATGTGACACTCCAAACATCAAAGACTACTTGACTGCAGCACACTGGGGCTTAGAACGCAGAGACTGTGCTAAGAGGAAGAGCACAAGAACGCTAGATCCACTAAGAGAGGATGAGCCTCCTGATAGGGGAGCCTTCGACAGGGAAACAGGAAGGCCAGGATGCCAGAAAGTACACACTGATTTAgctgctttacttttctttgcaATCCTACTTTACCACATTTTCAATAATCTTCACTACTCAGCAGAATATTGGGCCTAAAGTAGGATTTAGAAATCTAAGGGGAATTCATAGAGTACTactactaaaaggaaaaaaaccaagcTGGCTTCCTCCCAAACAAAGCACTACCCCTCTGTCACCACCCATATGAAGGGCTCCATCATGCCATCACTAAAATGAAACACACTTATAAAATCATAGATTTatatttttgccatttatttttaaaatcttattcaaaatattaaataatacaatttcAGATATGAAAAGTTACTGCCATAAAACAGTTCAGGTATATTTCCATTGTGCTGCCCTTCCTTATCAGGACAGTAAATTGTCCACCTGAAAGAAATGGTGGACTGCCCCGCTTCTTCCATCTTTACACAAAGCTCATGCCCACTGGCTCACCCGGACTTTCTGAGTGGGTGTTTAACATATATTAGGGGTTATGTTTTCTACAAAGTTGCAGTGACACTTGTAAGTCAACCATGGTTCAAATCACATATGTACATATTGATCAATTCTTTATTATAGAAAGACAGggtaaaacaaaatacagtaaataatttCCAGTtgctgtgaaaaacaaaacagaagaaaataaaacaagtacagGGGGAGAAAAAGTCAGTGCACACATATACCCTCTATGTATACAAACCATTTCATTCaggtataattttaatttgaaaggCCTAGATACAGAATTACTTAAGTGATAATGACCCCTAAAATTTATTCAAACTTACTATAAAGTAATAGACAACATGAAAAAAtctgatataattttaaactCTGCTCCTTGCTTAGAAGCTTGGAGGAACCCGTGCTACAATCAATTGCTGACTAAAAGCAACTGtatgtgtatttaatattttgccacaatttctACCTCTAAATTTAATTCAGTAATTTAAGCCAAAATATGGTGTCTCTATAACATTTTATCTATATCCACTGCAAACTGCAGAGTCTCTCTATTGCCAGAATTTCTAGAGACATTTATTAATATGTTACCTAAAACTGTGGTCAGATTGAGCATTATCATTATCTTAAGTTATGTTTAAATCATCCAAAAATATCCAAAGCGattttcctggaagaaaaaatGTTACTTATATGCCAAGCGCTATTATACGCATCCTTGTACATTAACAGTTTGGGATCACAAAATGTGTGCTTATAAAACAGTATTTGGATGGCAGAAAGAGAATCGGAGCCAGCAGTACCAGATATGTTAGGATTTAGTTACAAGGTTGGGATCTTGTAAAACTAGTATTACTAACACTTCCAGAAGGAGAACAATaaagaaatctaaaacaaaactaatataatgcttaGCTCCACATTCTGGACACCTGATTGAATTTACCTCTAAATGTGtagataaaaaattatatactcCTTGTTTGTGACATTTCATTTCGAAAGCACCAAGGCAAAATAAAGAGAGACCCACCTCTCATTTAAGTACCAACTGCCTATGGCAAACATCTGcacaatattatataaaaaagtCAAGCAAATAAAGTTACATAATAAGCAAACTCAAATcacagtgctttaaaaaatataatcattggTAATCTTCAGCGAAGGCATTGCCTCATTAACATTCTGGTCTAGACGATGATATTCCACTGTTTTGGAACAAAGACCATCACGCCATTTCCTACTCTGAACCAGAAGGAAAatctggaaaagaacaaaataaattagatGTGGAAAAAACAAAGTGGAGGATATACTGAAAATATGTATAACaagtgcactctccctctctcctagtttcctaaatatggaaaataaaataacaacaaaaggactgtatttttcatcttgtaaacaaagttaaacagtgcttctcaaattttatgtAGAGTGCTTGCTGAAGACTGATTCCTGGGTTCTATCTGCAGAGATGAGTTAGTAGATCACAGTGGAGCCCAGGAGCCCACTTGTTGGCCCAACATTCAACACTGGGTTAGAGTATCACTGGCattcaaaataaacatgtaggggtgcctgggtggctcagtcagttaagcctctgactttggctcaagtcatgatctcacagttcacgggttcaagccccacatcgggctctgtgctgacagctcagagcctggagcctgcttcggattctgtctccctcactctctgcccatctcccacttgcgctctctctctctctctctctctctctcaacaataaacaaatattttaaaaatgataataataaaataaacgtgTAATACCTTTATAACAaggaaaaagttattaaaatataattaagttcAATGCttaattaaaagtattaaattaaCAATCTTTCTCCACATGTATTCCCACTGAAGTAGCAATGCTAACTTAAGAcctaagtggttttttttttaaaaaccactgggCTTTggatttgttcattaaaaaacaatttgactTCTTTTTCAGAAGCATACAAGGTAAAGCATTCTAATTTGTAAAAATACACCAGAGATTTATATTGATTAGACATCTTGATATTTTACCATCAATTTAAACttgactaaaaaagaaaaaaattctgaatcatCAAAAATATTCATAAGAAATATAACGGAGATAATAAAGGACAAATAGAGGGGATGAAAACCCCAAACTTACCTTCCTTTTGTTGTGATATGTAATGTAAACAACAgcaatacaaaaagcaaaaataataagatgaaaaaagaaatggctaTCTTCCTCTTCAATATTTGAGGATGGGGTCTTAAAAGATCTCACTGACTGTTCAATTTCCATGTAgttcctgttttcttccagagCTTCACTGGACTCATCGTCCCTGGGGCTGGTGGTCCAGTCATAGTCTGGTTCTCCATAGTCTCCATTGTCCAGAGTGTCTTTGGCGGTAGATGGAGAACTATTGAGCGTAAGAAGATCCTCCTCCTCTATGCTGGGATCTTCATTGTTATCTGCCTCCTCCTGAGACAGGGAAGTAGTAGGTGAGGGATGAGGGGCCACAGATGCCCCTCCACCTTTCTCTGTACTAGTTGTGGGACGGAGAGCGGCGCTGATTTGGGAGACAGaaagtttggtttggttttcatGTGTTAAAGCACTCATATTTGGAGCAGAGACATCTGGCTGGAGTACAGTTTGGCTCAGCAAATCAGTCTGTGGTACAGCTAAAATggtgaataaaaaacattaaacgGAAATCTCCAACTTTATCTCCATCAAGCTAGAAGCATATTTGCCTAAATTTTTTGCTAAGCATTTTTTTGCCAAATCCCTCTTTCTCTTGAGAATTTGTTAATAAGTCTCAACAGCCAGCCATCAGTCACATTTCTTCTTAGTCAATTATTCATCAGATAATAACTCTTTAGCCAGAAAGTAACAACTACATTACACAGCctgtcacagaaagaaaaagaatagagagggATGACTTTAGGTCACAATGGTGAAATCCACACAGTGTTGTTATGCATCCCCTGTTTTCATTTCACAAAGAGGTTGGACTCCAGTAATCCTTGCCTAGACTGCACCTCATCCCCAGAACAGAAAGATCGGTGGCTGATCCTAGCTCAAGTAGGTCACAAACCAGATATGGAATGTGAGCCTAAATATTTCCAATACAACAAATTTAAGAGAAGCTATAAGCAAGCTGTAGGTAGCATTTCTAAATGATACTAGAACCAGAACACTTcctctcccaattttttttttttttttaagtattcttagGAAGGACTAAGGGAAAACTCctgaaagggaagaaatggaaattggAAACTTGAAAACTAAGTGTGAACTAGACTTTTCACGATTGGGGAAGGCAATCCAGGTATGGGAATAACACCAAATACATACAAGCTCTTATTTCCCTGTACTCCTACCCACTCAGTGTGGTTTACTTAAGTAGTTTAAATTATTTAGAGAAGTAACTCTACACAGCAAAAGTTTAGAAGAATCCCTGCTGAAATTTAACAGTGCCTCTAATTTATAAGCTAATGTAATATCTGTTGAAGAACTTCAAGAATATCCATTAtacttgtaaaaaagaaaaaaatggggaggggggcacctgggtggctcagtcggttaagtgtacaacttcagctcaggtcacggtctggtggtttgtgaattcgagccctgagtcaggctcttttctgacagctcagagcctggagcctgtttcagattgtgtgtctcctcctgtctctgcccctcccatgctcatactctatctctatctctcagtaataaaataaatgttaaaaaattaaaaaaaaaaaaaaaaaaagaatggtcacGTGAGATCTAAAAATACACAGATACTATTTTAACATCTAtcaaattatagtaaaatattttataggggTAAAATTAAACCAAATAATTCCTGGGCTTTCACaaacatgtgcatgcacataaATTAAGAATCTAACAGACCACTCTCTGTTCGAACATGTAATACCTGAATACATGAATACACTCTGGTTTGTGTATCATAGATGACACCTATTttgtatagaaaaaataaatagctagTATCAACTGGACTGAATGGAAtctcttagaaaaaataatttaataaattggtaaaaaaaaattagtaaatgagTAACActctcttaaatattttcaacaattgATTCCTTGAAACTTTCcattagaagaaagaaacagggccTATAAGTGAGTACATTATTCAGAAAATTATTAACaggaatttgttaaaataatttttacatttgtcACTTCAAATAAGTTATGATTCAGACATTTACAAATTATTATTTCTCTGGTATATTTAAATTTCCTGCCAAAGTTGgt from Panthera uncia isolate 11264 chromosome A1 unlocalized genomic scaffold, Puncia_PCG_1.0 HiC_scaffold_17, whole genome shotgun sequence carries:
- the CA1H5orf15 gene encoding keratinocyte-associated transmembrane protein 2: MAAAVLRRMRGTVQAKLRYSPGLQVPGGLAQPLVLALLLASATLSSAVPQTDLLSQTVLQPDVSAPNMSALTHENQTKLSVSQISAALRPTTSTEKGGGASVAPHPSPTTSLSQEEADNNEDPSIEEEDLLTLNSSPSTAKDTLDNGDYGEPDYDWTTSPRDDESSEALEENRNYMEIEQSVRSFKTPSSNIEEEDSHFFFHLIIFAFCIAVVYITYHNKRKIFLLVQSRKWRDGLCSKTVEYHRLDQNVNEAMPSLKITNDYIF